The following proteins are encoded in a genomic region of Alnus glutinosa chromosome 8, dhAlnGlut1.1, whole genome shotgun sequence:
- the LOC133874599 gene encoding uncharacterized protein LOC133874599, whose protein sequence is MEGAEQWKIQLEQWKKQLELWKTQLQQWLNQGFEHIHQIPPTQLYAAVAVLLFTTFLLLLIRVLKRAKSNTVVLTGLSGSGKTVLFYQLRDGSSQQGTVTSMEPNEGTFVLHSETAKEGKVKPVHLVDVPGHSRLRPKLDEFLPQAAGIVFVVDALEFLPYCRAASEYLYDILTKASVVKKKIPVLLLCNKTDKVTAHTKEFIRKQMEKEIDRLRSSRSAISAADIASDFTLGVPDEVFSFSQCHNKVTVAEASGLTGETSQVEQFIREHVRP, encoded by the exons ATGGAAGGAGCGGAGCAGTGGAAGATTCAATTGGAGCAGTGGAAGAAACAACTGGAGCTGTGGAAGACTCAACTGCAGCAATGGTTGAACCAGGGATTCGAACATATTCATCAGATTCCACCAACGCAGCTCTACGCTGCTGTCGCCGTCTTGTTATTCACGACCTTTTTGCTCCTACTCA TTCGGGTGCTCAAACGTGCGAAATCGAATACTGTTGTGCTCACTGGGCTTTCTGGGAGTGGAAAAACTGTTCTATTTTATCAA CTTCGGGATGGCTCTTCCCAACAGGGTACTGTTACATCAATGGAACCAAATGAGGGTACTTTTGTGCTTCACTCCGAAACAGCAAAG GAGGGAAAAGTAAAACCTGTTCATCTGGTTGATGTTCCTGGTCATTCTCGTCTTCGACCCAAACTAGATGAGTTCTTGCCTCAAGCAGCAGGAATAGTTTTTGTGGTGGATGCTTTGGAATTCTTACCTTACTGTCGTGCTGCTTCAGA GTACCTGTATGATATCTTGACTAAGGCAAGTGTTGTGAAGAAGAAAATTCCAGTACTCCTTCTATGCAACAAAACTGACAAAGTGACAGCACATACCAAGGAGTTTATCAGGAAACAGATGGAGAAGGAAAT TGACAGATTAAGGTCATCAAGAAGTGCAATATCAGCGGCTGACATTGCAAGTGACTTCACACTAGGGGTACCTGACGAggtattttctttctctcagtGCCATAACAAAGTTACTGTTGCAGAAGCTTCTGGTTTGACTGGTGAGACATCTCAAGTGGAACAGTTTATCAGGGAACATGTAAGGCCCTAA